The Aedes albopictus strain Foshan chromosome 2, AalbF5, whole genome shotgun sequence region CCACAGTCCACCGAGTTGCTTACAAACGCCTAGGAAAACAGCATGCATATAGTCCACTGGACAGTTGACAATAACATCAAAATAAGGAATTACAAGCAAGCTCGATACACCTTTAATTCCACTTATAGTTACTCCACGTTTCATACACAAATCCATCGCTCTTACAGTGTCTTGGTGGTTTCTATTCTGACATTCGAGATATTTATAGCGCACTTGATTGTTCTCCGTTAAATACCCTGGATGCAAACAAAAACTACATGCCTCATAACCATTGAATTGTTTAATTTGCTGAAGTTTGCAGCGTGCTACGCTGTCGACGCAACAGCAAATTGTGATTACTTTACAAAATACGTCATTCAATACAGTAAAACCTTCGTCTGCCAAATCTTTCAGTTGTCCCAAAAATGGTTTCATAAATATGTCTAAATCAGGCTCTCCATGCGACAACCATAGCCCAGCAACAATGATGTTTTTTCGTATATACCTTAAAACAGGTGGTAGATTATTAATAGTTACTAAAATTGGCCATAAAGACTTTTTAATATTGGAGTTGAAAGCAGCTACGCCGTCCGTGTTAAAGGAAATTAATATGTTATATGAATTGCAAGCATCGTATATCTTACGAGCTACTTTCCCTTGTAAAATATCGCTGATTTCCCCGTCAACTAAAGACGATTTGTACTCCTGAATTTGTTCCCAATTTCTCAAAATAACGGTCTTGATAGCTGAGGCCAAATCAAATGAGATGAAGAAGGTTTTCTCACTTTTTCCGCAAATGTTGCACATTTCCTCGCTGTTTTCATCCATGTACAGACCACAGCCTTTACATACGTAATGACGCACAAACTGCTGTGTCCCAAAATACGATGTAAACGAATAGTAGGTAGTTGGGAGCGACGAGAATCCAACCATCACATTAATCAGCCGGAGAAAATCTTCAAGTGCGCTGTTAGTAAGATTATGGCGAATGAAAATGTGCAAAAGCATAATCATTACATCGTTCTTGGTGATGCTCAGCTGAGGATGCAGCAGGTCCCCTTCATTGATGAAGTCGTCCTGAAAAATAATGTATTTATGAACATAAAAcctgaagaaaatgaaaaaaatatcaaacagTAGTGGACCACATTATGTGGTAAACGTTTTACTTTGCATTCTTTCGCATATTACGGAATGCAAAATTTCCCAATTTAAGACCCTTACTCTCCCCCATGCCCcatgtaacaacttttgtatggggaattttggGATGGAGAGTGACACAGCGGTAGACAAGCGCTCTCCTTTCTTAGTGTTACGTAATATGCGAACGAACCCTTTTTGGTTACGACTTCCACTTCCTGAGTACTGTGCAAACAGATAGAACCAGATAGGACTATAGACATTATAGATACCATAGACTTACGTGGGTCGACAAATTGTGAAAACTGTAAAACGTAAGAATtggttaagctgttagtacacagggtcaaatatttgtccaaaaagaaaccaatgctcaaacatcttgtttgactcgatcgaattttcattaatgtcaaactgatgttgtttcttgagttctttccttgtcaaatatttgaccctgtggaCTACTGTCCTTAGCCCCCAACATATTTACGCGATATATGCTTTTTGATTTGCAAATGCATTTATTCGCACCAAACAGAGGATGTGGATGATTAACTGAACTTATAAATTGctgaatcccataaaaaaatgttACCTTTCCTTTCGCATGGCCATCAAACTCATGCTCCGAATTAGTCGATGTAGTAGTATCATGATCTGAATCGCCTTCTTCGCTCGACAACTCTGAATCGGTTTCAGGGTCTAATAAGTTGACTGGAAGGGTGGCATCATTCTGAGTAACAATTTCTTCGTTAGGAGTGTTTTCTCTGATAGGCCGCCCTTGTAAGGAGCATGACGAAAAAGCCTAAAAAAGCATTTCACAAATATACAAtttacttaaaacaatgtaatttGAATAATCAAGTAACGCACCTGCGCACCGGGAGCGGCGAAACTCGGCGTATCTTGAAGTGTTAGAGCACACATTTGTTGTTCCACAGAATTACGCTTTTCTTCTATCGGAATTATTGGACCATTGACGTTCTCAGTTGACCGAGGTTGTGTTTCATCTCCCATGTAATGCTGGTTCGTCGGTTGTCTCCGGCTGGTTCCTTCCTCATTGTTTACAACTTGTGGCGGCTGAAAATTATTATTGCAATATTTATTCTTCAATACTATCTTTAATTTTAAAAAGTGTATTTTATTCCTACCGCGCGATATCGCCGGGCATAAGGCTTGTTCTTGTTAGCATGGAATAAGGTATCTAGTCGCGAATTGCGAATTTTCTTCATTATTTATTATACTGATTTCACTTGCCTTGCACGAGAGGAAGAAACTTTCTTTGTATTTTCATCGTCTTTGAAAGTGTCAAAGTACACACACGCCTAAAAAAACACTTGAACCGAACAACATCATTTCTTTTTAAACACTTCGGGTAATATAAAACCTATTctggaaaaaatgttttgatttctatAAATAATAAAGTTAAAAACATTACAAATAATaacaatattaataataataacataCTTTTGGTCACAAATTCTCCTTTAGCGCTACCTTCAGCGCTTTATTACTTGATAAAATATTTTGCACGTGCAAAATGTTTTTGGTATACAAGCGTAACATTCCAAAAGAGTTTGTTCCTTAAATCTTTTTTTTGTGAtcttaaattattttctttatttttgttgGCTACAAATgcgctaaaatttttaaaaaagttttttttttttttaatttcagcgAAGCTTACACTTGAATAATTCCGATTCAATTTGATAGTATATTTaacaatatataaaaaaaatattttctgtctGCATCAAGTTGAACAAAACATTACTAAAAGTTATTCCATATTTTCATCCATTCTTGTTTGCTCGTCGTGCTGTTGGCTTGCAGCTCGACCATTTTGCCGCTACATTTTGTGCACTAAAAGCGTGTGTTCCGAGTAAATTCAACAAAATGCCACCGAAAAAGAAAAACGCTTCCTCCAAAAACCCCAAAACTGGTGAGTGACAAACTCGTTTTTCTTCTATTGATTATTCATTGAATTTACACACCAATTTTCAGCTGGAGCAAACAATCGACAAACCAAAAGAGTCAAGGAATGTGCCAATGACGGTGAAAAGGGCATTCGCACTCGCGCGAAGACATCCAATCAACATTACCTGAAGAACGCTGTAAGTTTTTATTAACATCCTGGACCAAGTCTAGAACTTTATTCCACCTCCCCATCGCCAACTTGTAATGTAGTTGGAAGGGGTGAAGCTCCCAAAAAATGAACAACATTTAACTTTTTTCGGTTCAATGAGCCATttcacgagacgtttcggatcagctgatcgctcatttcatgaatgaaaatttgacaggaagttgcgcccaagcccgtgagtgttaatatcaatatcaacacttgtcgtttcgtaaaatagactacactgcaaaatatttttgctggtaatcagcaaactttgctgatttttggcgtgctgattgcattcagcaatacacattactgaatatcagcaattatttttcaacttgctgaaccatccagcaattttgacagttgaccagcaaagttgtgctgaaattcagcaaaaatgttgctgaaattcagcaatttcttttgctgatttttggcgtgctggaagcgtttcaaaaattttggtgtgtatgcACAAGTTTTcacgtacagtagacgttcgataactgcaacatgttacgtttcacttagcgaaccaACTTCGATAACTGTAACCGTTTGtttcgaccgaacgtctactataCCTATATATGCCTAAATAGGATAAACTGCgtcgatatttttcgaatttccTATAATAGGTCTCTCGTGAATACCTAAAGGACTTCCCTACGGACATTTCTTAGAAATCTCCAAAACTTGATTTTGTGAGTTAAAAGAAAATCTAGATAAATACCGTTCTCTTTAgggtctccagtaagcctagtggcctatggatcgccaatccggagacggcgggttcgattcccgttccggtcgggaaaattttctcgactccctgggaataatgtacttgcctcacaatatacaaattcaatcAATaaatgtggaaatgctcaaagaacactaagttgaagcgatgcaggccaagtcccagtgagggaAGAAGAAGAACCGTTCTCTTTAATTCCAACTGATTATGTGATTCCTACAGAATTCAATTCTGGGATGTCTTGAAGGGATGTCCTTCCTTCTGCAATCTCTTCACGAGTTCCTTCTCGGGcacttcatgaaactttcatagggttcctcctggattttttcatggGTTTTCTCCCGCTTTCTCCAAAAATTAGTCCACAAGTTTCTTGTGAgtctttccagaagaaattcacgggAGAATCTCGAAAGTAGCTCTTGGATGAATACCAGAAGGCATCTTTGAAGTCTACTCTTGATGGAATTACTtttacaatggggcacgttcggtgtagttctagatttgtagtaatgagctgaattttagtatggtgaggtcaattttctgtttctgcaatgaaatagtgcaaaaagcgtaggtattatgattccttgtttaatttgatgctgtttgagcaaaactttggataactatgttgttcatgtttcaagaaatagagaaaacaacaaaactgttgcccaaagttttgctcaaacaggcaaaattaggcaaggaatcataatacccactctttttgaaccatttcattgcagaaacggagaattgaccttctcaccatcaaggatgggaacactcacttggaaagagttacactcacttgcagttttctcaactcagaggCGTGCAATcaggaaacgatgtatggacgacttttaccttgtggtttcgtctaaaactttgccgaatagagtaggggtcgcacacgcataccgaagtcgtgagggagctgcgaaggcaactttccacggggtgaatgtaaattacactcacctcgtggagagtcgctttcacagctctgtcacgaccttgagattcgtgtgcgacccttactctgttcggcaaagttgtagacgaAATTAcatggcaaaagtcgtccatacattgtttcttgattgcacgcttctgagttaaaaaaagcaagtgaatgtaactcgttgcaagtgagtgttcccatccctgctcaccatactaaaattcagctcattactacaaatctagtacttcaccgatttgtcctattccttccgaaatttcttcagcaattccttccggaattttttcaggaattctttccgggaatgctataggaattccctccgggattccttccagaattcctcgaggaattttttccaggattcttcctggaatttcgcaCAGGTTTTGTCCTGAaatccctacagggattcttccaggaattacaaccgggattccttcggacattccttctgggattccttaagaaatttcatccaggattctttcaggattaattttataatttaaaaaaaaatcgattgtcgggtgtggggaaccTTCGGGCTTCAACCGCGGCAACAATATTATAATGAAATCCTTTATTTGCCCGTAGCTTGAAGCAGCCATGGTTGACATAAATGGAGAGGCATATGCGGCCGGTGGCCTCAACTTTGTGGCAACCAACTCGATCAGACTGTCAGAAGAACAAGATCGATTTATGAATACTGATCCGCTGGATTTGAGTTTAAAGGAATCGTCGTTCCGGCAACAGACTCAAACGAACATCCAAGGTTTGATCGATGAAGTTAAACATCTCACTGTTGAGGCCCCTGATGATCCGCTACGCAGGCTGTCACAGAAGCGAGCGTTTTATGAAGTGGATGATCTTCCGTCCGACGATTCCGAAGATATGCAGTTTGATACACAAGCAAAGGCCGCCCAAGGTACAACAGATACGGCTCATTGTTCTTATGATGATATAGAAGATGTAGATGACAACGATGTCGTTGAAAGCAGCCAACCTACTATCGTTGCTACAAAAAAGGTGCCATCTCAGCGCAGAGGTCTGGTGGCGGAGATTGCGAGAGAGATTGCACTCCTCACCCATGATGTCAGCAATCCCATTGAAGAATCGACGCAGATGCGACACAATGCAGACCCCGATGCAGACAGAGAAGCTCTCCCACATGTTCCGGATGTCTGGAGCCTAGAAGAGTGGCGACCGCCACGACCTGGAACACCTAAAGCTGATACTGTCCCAGAACCTGGAACATCGAAAGCTGGTGCTGTCCCTGATGCTCGAATTATTCCAACCTTCTCTGTTGAATCGGCTGCTACAGGGAATGAAGCAGAGGTAAGTTCGGTTTCGAACAAACGCAAAGAAGGCTCCAAGCATCAACAGGAAGGCGGAAAGTACCGCAAAAAGTATCTAGCACTTATGAGGAAATACCGTGAAAAGTGTGAGGCATTGAAGAAACAGAAGGAGAAGAACCAGAAACAGCTGCTTAAAATAGCAGAACTGAAAGATTTGTTGGTTTTCGCCAATGTAGAGGCGAAAAAAGCGCAATTGGATCCAAATGCTAAACATGTAAGTGATATAGTTCATTCAATTGCCAATGGTATTTTGTTTACTTCttttattcagttatttttttaatattttttccttTAATTCTTTCAACAGACTTTCACAACGAATGATGAAATCGACATGACTGAAAGTCAAATCGAAGAAATTAATATGGCCTCCAAATCCGACGTTACCTTCGGGCAAAATCTTGCGATATTTTTCTACGGTGCCCAAAGATTACGAGAAATGTCCGTAACAGGGACTGCAACTCGTCGGTTCAAGAACTCAAAACCACGACCAGGCATATCACCGAAAAAACTAACATTCATCCACGGTATGTATCGAGAGTTTcggaaataattttaaaattcaagCAATTACCAGAATGAAATTTTTGTCCACAGAAAAAGTGCAACAACGAGTCGCCGCACGGGTTGGCGCCAATAATCTATCTTTGATCAACACGTTGGCTCATTCAACCGTAATaaacaaaggaattgctgaaaagatTGCGAACCTAAACAAGGCAAATAAGTACGCAGAGGCTCGCAGTGCCAGTCGAGATGTGGGCCAGGAAGCCCATTCGAAATGATGGACTTGTCTATGCCCATTACTAGGGCGGTTTTATATAACATAACGTAACGTTAAgtttcaatttgatttttattGCAAACTTGTTCTGTTTAAATAAGCGTTGAATTTGTTTTTTGCTGAATGGCTTATGAGCCAATGTATAAGCCAAGGTACTCATTTGGCTAATTTTAAACTCGCAAAGATTCCGAAAATAAATAATGATTTTTCTGGACAAAATATCTGAGTTATTCTTATTGTATGAAAAATATCACAATACCATTTAACTGTATGGTATGCATATTGTAGAACAGTAGAATAGTTGATAGAAAACCATTCCTTTACAATTTATTGTATTGTACATTGGGGGAAACTATACTATTATGAACGGAACAAAAACAATACACTGTATTGTTCTGGTACTATTTGAGAACAATTAAATGTATGGTGATTTTCATATTTCACCTAAATTTAAGAACAATACTTTAAcaatacatcttattgtttttggaaaaaaaatgtatggagaaaaaactttttttatattgttacgatacttaacaacccgtataggaTATTGTAAAAAGCTCATATACCATACAGTAAATGGTttgaaacaaaatatattatgGTAAGTGTATTGTAATTTTTACAATACCTGATATTGTTTTCATATCATTtttaatagtactgttacaatacattgttttgtttttgaataatattttttattcgggaaactttcaccaatttatgatcgattgagggcgacttcaaaaaaaatcggatgaaaattgacgatatGCCATATACTTTCATTTAACCGCGTCTAAAgtatgcgtatatcgcctccacttttgcacccTATCGAACATCATATACGATTGTGTGTTGACTGGGAAAATGAGCGAGTAttactatcccaagtaacaatcagcatgccttgaaggtttattcatgttttatcctggttttataccgGTTTTATAAAGCcagttgttctatattagttttatgtggtagtttttttactttgcacctttgttATTCCAAaacactatcatataacttctgctataaacatctacAATTAAAGAGTTGCAagtagtcatgaattggttttttCACTTCTAatttaccatttcaataaaacttgcatttgcggctgttgtcggattttttttgtaaataaatataCGAAACTGTTAGTCAATgtttaaaaccaacaaaagatatcgtggccgtaacatagaccaagaaatgctgtgataaaaccgttagttctatcatgagcacAGTTATGACCACCTCAAGAGGGTAAGCCCTATTGGAGAAAACATTAGGAACACAGAGTTTatgtaatttatgtaaatactaaCAAATCATTACACAATTTTATGAtgt contains the following coding sequences:
- the LOC134287587 gene encoding uncharacterized protein LOC134287587, with protein sequence MPPKKKNASSKNPKTAGANNRQTKRVKECANDGEKGIRTRAKTSNQHYLKNALEAAMVDINGEAYAAGGLNFVATNSIRLSEEQDRFMNTDPLDLSLKESSFRQQTQTNIQGLIDEVKHLTVEAPDDPLRRLSQKRAFYEVDDLPSDDSEDMQFDTQAKAAQGTTDTAHCSYDDIEDVDDNDVVESSQPTIVATKKVPSQRRGLVAEIAREIALLTHDVSNPIEESTQMRHNADPDADREALPHVPDVWSLEEWRPPRPGTPKADTVPEPGTSKAGAVPDARIIPTFSVESAATGNEAEVSSVSNKRKEGSKHQQEGGKYRKKYLALMRKYREKCEALKKQKEKNQKQLLKIAELKDLLVFANVEAKKAQLDPNAKHVSDIVHSIANGILFTSFIQLFF